CGACTGGCCGGCTCTTCGTCCTGCCGAACGACGGCAAGGACGGCCTGAGCGTGGAGGCGGCCATGGCTGCCGGTCGACCCGCCGCCCTGATCTGCCCGCCCTGCGGCATCCGGTTCAGCTCGGCGAGCACGCTCGACGCCCACCAGAAGTACTACTGCTCGCACCGGCCGCGACTCGAGAGCGACGCCGAGAACAACGATGACGACGAGGACAAGGCCAGCTCGACCGGGCCCGGCTCCAACAGCGGCAAGTTCGAGTCGCGCAAGGCCTACGCCTGCCCGCACTGCTCCTACAGCGCCGACAAGAAGGTCTCGCTCAATCGGCACATGCGGATGCACGCCTCCTCGCCGGtccagccgccgccgccgccgcagccgcaaCCCCCGCAACCGAGTCTGCCCTCGGCGCCGGCCGCGGCCGGGCAGATCGCCTCCAACGGCTCGCTCAACGAGGAGGCCGAGAGATACTGCCGGAACTGCGACATCAGGTTCAGCTCGCTCAAGACGTACCGGGCGCACAAGACGCACTACTGCAGCACGAGGCACGTGGTCAAGGACACGCCGCCCACGCCGACGGCCGGCGTCTCCTCGCTCAAGGGCTCGCCGCCGACGAGCTCGAGCCCCGGcgactcgccgccgccgcagccctGCCTCGCCCTGCCCACCAACCCCATCCTCATCGTGCCGTACTCGCTGGTGCGCGGCGCCTCGGTCCTAGCGGCCCCGGGCCTGCCCGCGCCCGACACCCCCTGCTTCCTCCTGCCGAACGGCACGCTCCAGCCGATGACCCGGGGACTCACCGCCACGACGCCCACGCCCACGAGCGTCTCCTCCGCTGTCATCATGGAGGCGCCCACGATCAGCTCGAGCGTGCTCCGGGCGGCGAACAAGCCCGCCACGCCGCTGGCCCTACCGCCCGTCACCGCGCACTCGCCCAACTCGGCCGCCTCCGCGCCGCTCGACCTCAGCATGAGGAGGTCACCGGTAAGCACCACTCTCGCCCGCTTGTCTCACGCTCCACCTACTTCCTTTCGATCGGGCCGACTAACGCAGTTGGCTGCTCCGCAGGATCACGAAAAGGAGAACCGAGTCTCGCCGCTGCCGTCGTCGCTGCCTCCTCCGCCGAGCAGCCCGAGGTCCAGGGGCAGCGCCAGTCCGCGCACGAGGTCTCTGCCGACGGCACAGGCGCCCGACCGGATTCCCCCTACGCCTCCCACTGAGCTGGCCCTCAGGCTCGCGGAACTGCCGCCGCCTCCCGTCCCCGGCGTCCTCGTCAAGCAGGGAGTCTCCAGGTAGCCTTCTATTTTCATGTCATACTCTCACCCAGGCGATCGTCGGAAAACTAATCGTCGTTCTCGTTCACAGATGCAAGGAGTGCAACATAGTGTTTTGCCGACACGAGAACTTTGTCGCCCACAAAAAGCACTACTGCCAGGCTCGCGAGACCAGCGTGACGAGTCCACCGCCGGCGGGTACTCCCTCGCCTCCCCTCGTCCAGCTGATCTGCGCCGCTTGCGGTATCAAGTTCGCCTCGATGGACAATCTCGTGGCCCATCAAGCCTTCTACTGTCCAAAGAGACCCGACTCCCAGGAGCATCATTCGCGGTGTCCGAAATGCAAGGTCAGTGTCTCTGTCGCTAGAACTGAAGAAAACTGTGCTGTTGAAAAGTGCCTAACTGAAATTTCCGATCGACAGACGATGATCGAACCGGGTGCCTCGCACACGTGTACGAGCGGGCAGACCGGTGGTTGGAGGTGTCCCGTCTGCGGAGCGGTGAGTCCGACCGCGGGAGCGGCGCAACGTCACATGGACGCGCATCAGGGTGTCAAGGCTTTCCGGTGTACGATTTGCCAATACAAGGGTAACACACTCAGAGGCATGAGGACGCACATCAGGATGCACTTCGAGAAGCGCGGAGCTGATCTGCAGgttcgttttttcttttttgtttttatcaaaTTCTAAAATTATCTGCTCGATCTCAGATAAATGCTTCAGTTCTTAATCTTTCGTTTACCATAAGGCTCAGTCGTCAGAAAGTTTTCCGATAAAAAGATTTCGTCGCTCGGATAAGATCGAGATAAATTTATTTGACGGGAGAATCGCTCTTGGACTTCACGTAATTCAGCGATATCTATACAGATAGCTTCCACGTTGCGATAAGATTCACCATCGTATCAATtcaaatcttcgtcgctcaTTCAAATAAGCCTGTCAGAATCGACGATCGATATTTGAaggaaatttttcaattttgcagGAAGAGAACTACATAACGTACGTGTTGGAAAATGACGTGACGGCCCCAACGCCAGAACCGGCCCCGGCCACCACACCCGAGGAGATCTCCTCGGACACGCAACAAGTCAACGGCAAGAGCGAATCAGTCGTTCGCAAGAGTCCGCAGCCCGCGCCGCCCGCGACCTCGCCAGCCGCTTCGCCATCACCGGCGGCCCCGTCGCCCGCAGCAGCGGCCAGTGGCAAAGTGAAACAGGAACGCGAGGACACGCCGCCCCCGGAGGAGAGTCTCGACGCGACCAAAGCCGGACCGTGCTACTGTCGCTCCTGCGATATCAGCTTCAACTATCTCAGCACCTTTATCGCTCACAAACAGTTCTACTGCTCGAGCCACGCTGGCGAGGcgagcaacaacaacaataacaacaacgcGGCATCGGCACCCTCGCCTGCCACCACAACTCCGCCTGCCAGTGGACGCACCGAGGCATCCGTACTTTAAAGCCGTCGCAAGCTCCATTTCGTTTAGAAAAAGGAATCGTCTGACGGTTCCGAGAAAActttctttttatctttttcagGAGTAACGTTTCGCGTCGAAATATATGGGTAGTTGTCAGAGAGGTTCTTTTAATGTTGAAAACGAGAATGCGCTTCCGAagaaaatttgatttatttttagctctctgatAGCGTACTCCATGCAGTGGCTggtgttgaaaataaattgccCTGACTTAGATTATGCGCAATCGGCGGTGTCTCGTTTTTAAAATCTCATGGATCTCATTTAAATGAACTTCACTTGAATTGTACACgcgatttttacttttaatatctCAATCACGAATATTTAATTGAAGCGCTCGCCGTCTCGGCAGCGCCATAGGACTGTTATTTGTTGCCAGTTTATGTATACATTAAAGAATATTAATTACCCGTTTAGTTGAATAACGATAAACACTGAGTGATTTCTTTTCGTTGATCCAGGGAATTGTTCGTAACGTCTAAGATTCGAATTACCAGCAAAGCAATGTATATACGGCATTATGTTTTACTAACGACGTGCAAATTTTAGACGTTTGCACGTCAGCCAAGGGAAAACCTATTAGGATTATAGTACTGTTATATCGAGCTGTACATAAAACTGACTAGCGAAGGAGAATGTGAGAGCGAACTAGAGAATGCGCGAAAaccagagagtgagagaaatgAATGAATATGATCTCCGATTCAGAAGCATTATAGCGAGAACTCAAAAAGCATTTTCCTTtgagtttttataaaacagaaaaaaaaatgaattagtAAAATTGTTACTAAAATTTTTCGTGTAAATAGTAGTTTTCTTACATATTTGGTTCGTTTAAAACGTTTACAagtatgtataaataatattatttaaaagacAAAAATTTTCTCAACTTTTAGTGTCATGTATAAAATTCTTGATTGACTAAACGAGTCtcgtattaattttataatgagAACCTAAAACTCCTGTTGAAAGTGGAAACACTATAAAGGTGTGCAATCTCATGACTCTTGAATAATCTCGTAGCATAATAAATACCTTATAGGTTCGAAGGAAGTTAAAAATGGCCGAATGTAAAATGTTGTACAGTAGAGGAGTAGAGTATTAAAATCGTAGAAAAACACGATTCTGAATGATACCAATCTCAGTTTGTGAATCTGTTAAGTTATGTTGCAATATAAcatttaatatattattatatgatAATGGATAACTACGCGCATCCCAATAATACAAATGCGCTCGGACTCTCAAGCATTGGGAAAGCGATTTCGCTTGTTCGTCGCACTCGTTGGAAAAGTCTCCGGAAAATCTCAGATCGACTCTACTTGTCATGATATTTTCTTGTTAATGAGTAAACCTTTTTTACGCAAACTAAATTAACGTCTTTCAGACTCGACTGGGACATTTCGGagactaaaaataaataaagttcgattttttttaactagtTAACCGTTTTCAGTTGTATACATGGCGAAATCACGAGTACCTTGTTTTGGAGAGGTGCAAATGTATAAATTAGATATTAAGGCCAGTGTTACATGTATACGCAGTGTACTACTCATATCATATGATGAAAAATCAtggaaattcataaatttctTCACGCGAACATTTTGCGATGACACTATTTCTCATGCGGCGTGAGTGTTGACAATGAATTTGAGCGAGAAGACGAAAAAAGTGGAAGCGcgacgaagaaaataaagcaaaTGTGCGCCAGTATCGATCGATTGTGATATCAATTAATTATTCTATAAACTCGTGGAACGAAAGATTATAGCTTAGCGACCTGCAGTGGAAGTTAACGCAATGTATGGATTGATCGCTAATGGAGTGTACTCTGggctaaaataattaagcatatgaaatttgatattattttattgaaaatctCTTGGTTTATTGTTTACGAATTCAAGGAGCAGAGTACGCCCATCACGAAATTCAATGAATTACGCTGTTATAAAAGCATTTCTCGATTTTGGCATGTGTGATTACCCCcctcctccccccccccctctgtAACGACCTACTCCTTTTCTCTCCGTCAAAGTCTCAACATTTTAGACTTGcgtttattgtttttattttgatagatgaattttacacaagattatataaatatgtaataaatatataaacaaataaaactcTGCAACATTTAATTCGGTATTTTACTCTTCATCCAACTTGAAAGTATTCGCCATTCTAGCACTCCACGCATGTGAACAATGTTGCTCTGTATCGAAATTATAGCGACATAAACACCTCTATTGGCCTTATAAACAAGCGGAAAATTTAGAGCCTCCTCCTTCTGAGAACGGAGCCGAATGACGGGACGGGCCTCACATTTAGGTATTAGACGCTGCTCTGGAGGGGATGAATTACTCTGGATTAACCGGGTCTACGCAGGTATGAGTTTGGCAGACCGCTGCAATGAACGTTCAGTCTGCCGGCGGCACTTCATACATTCACACCGGTTCTAGTCTTTGGAAAAATCAGTGCGTGCGAATAATGTCGATAAACAGGCACTACTTCAACAGTTGCAGAGCCGACGAAGGGCGCCGCATAAGAAATTTAGCGGGCTCGCGGTTCAGCGAAGAGGAAGGCGACGAGTCCATCGTGCGACAATTGCTGAAGGAGGGCGGCTTTGAGACCGAGGACACGAGCGGAACGTCGAAAATGCCGAGGTGGCTGGCCTTAGCGTTCAAGAAGGGCAGCCGACGCTGTGCCATCATCAGGAATTTCCTGATGTTCGAAAGCGATCCGAACGATAAAGTCGCACCGAGTGAAACGATCTTCTACGCGCTATTGCAGGGAGAGGATGCGACATGTCGCATGGTCATCGAGTACGTCGCCAAAATCCAGGCCAAGACAAACAAGCAAGCGTTCAACAACGAGCGCAACCGGACGTTGATCGACAAAGATTCGAAGATGCGGAAATACTACGAGCAGTGTCAGGCCGAGCTTACGGCTATGAAGAGCAGAAGGATCGGCGACACGCTGATTACGTTCCTAGGCCTACTGACGAAACCGGCGGAACTGTTGACTCGTCATCTGAGAAACGAAGATTTTTTAAAGCATTTCAATGCTGATGGCGACTATGAAACCAGTTTTCCGATTTACGCAGCGCTGTTGAAGAGAAAAGTCAAAGCAGCCACTGCTAGACAGAAGATAATCGAACAATTCTGTACTATATTGAGCACTACGCTCCCGTTTCCCGATCCGAGTCACAAAGCTTACGAGACGATAGCGCAGTATATGAGCGACGCGGACATGAAAATTCTTATCGGTACCAAGAGAGTATGAGTTGAAAGATAAATTGTGTTTCAAATCGAGTTAAACCGGCCGATTCGATTCAGTCCGGTCAACTCGCTTTTCTTTTACCGCCCACGAACAGAGCGGTTCTTCCGGTGGCGTCAATGAAAAAATGGCGAACAGCGAACATTTTTCGCCCATCGAGCTATTCAGAGCAGCTCGTCAAACAGCGTGTGGAGGGTAACTGTGTTTTGGTGCTTCGACCCATTTAAGCGTACCTATAGGTGTAACTGGAGTGCACAGACTTAGCTTTACAAAGGCTGAACGAGCAACGAACAACGTTGCAACTAACCGAATCCGCCCTCTGCACACTCTCTTTTCCGGCAAAAACTGTAATTGTTATAATACCGAGAGTAACGGTGACAGCCGGGAAAAATATTAGAACTTACAATAAATATCCGAATAAGCGTGATGAGTACAGggattaaaataattaagcctgTCGAATTTGATGTTATTTGTAGTTTACTGGAAATCTCTGATATGATTGTTTACAAAggcatttttcgattttgagTTTTGACATCTGTGATTACTCTACTGTAACAGTATACCATAATCTTTTTCTCACCATTAAGTCCGACGTTATAATTATATAGACttaagttttttatttgaaaaaaaaaaaaataaataaataaattacgtTCTGCATtttcatttgatttttttacttttacactACCTTATGAATATTCCCCTTATCATTAGGTCcttcaataaaattataatcgaTTTTACTATTATTGTTTGTATAAATGAATTACTAACCCGTTAAAATTCCAATATCCGTCTCATCTCCCGACGACGAACTCCAATACTCGCAGTTGGAAGACTCGTCTAAAAGACTATCATAAACACTGCAGTCGCAATCGGTGTCGGTCTCATAGTAATCTGaaccttttttaaaaacaataccTCCTTTCTCCGGATTTTTAGTCACGACGAAACTTTTTATaactttgtaatttttataatcgtCCTGTTGATTTCTCTCGTAATCGCTGTCTTCATCCTCGTCAAAGTTGATTTTACAGGgcaataagattttctttctCGGATGCGACCGCTCCGACGACTTACGCTCTGAAGAATAATCTCCCGGAAAATAATCGAAAACCTCGCTTTCGGCATCGCTCAACGTAAAAGTGCCGTCTAACAATTTTGGCAAACTTGAAAGGCTCAGTTTGGGTGTCAGTAAATCGTTGATGCCGCCGCTATTCTTATGTTTGTTCGGGCTCAAAATTTTAGGTGTAGATGCACCTACCTGACCAATACTACTAATCTGATACTCGTTCGAGGCAGCTTCTTCCGTTACGCTTTTCACAGCGAGGCGTTTCAATGGATTGATTGCTTTACTTCGGTTTTTATTAACTTCCAACGGACTGTcacttgcttttcttttcTGAGCTTTGGAAATTGGCATTTCAGGCTTCTTGAATACGTCTTTTACATCGTCGCTTTTGACGTCATTAATCTGTACAATACGAAACGATCGTTATTATAAAATGCAGCGCGATTTAATAACAGATCGGTTATTACCTGATTCAGCATCAAGTGATTTCCGTTTTTGTCTAAGCCATCTTCCTCGACAGGTGCATCGAAGGAATCGGCTGCGGAGACGGCCAGTGACCGAAAACTCTGGACGAGATTATTACGATTTTGCTTGGAAATTTGCTTCTTTTCTTTGCGTACGCTATCCACCAAATAACTCATGTTGTGCTTTTTGCAGTGATACTTGTACTTTTTCTTCAAACGTATCGACCTCACAACTTTGTCGCATTTCTCAGCGATTTTGCTTTCCTACGAACAATGAAACTTGATTAGCTCACAAAAATAACGAAGATTTTTTTAGGGTTACTTTTTTCGCAACCTCATCTATTCGCTTACAGAAAAGTGATCTTGACTCTTTTCTCGCTCCGAAACGGCTCTGAATATTATATCTTCCAATTTTGCGCGTTTACGTAAATGAATTATGTCTTCAACGAATTCATCTGCGACTTCATTTTTCCTCTTCAAAGATTTACTCATTATTGCTCACACTAACGTCTTCGTCTGAAAGGCAAACCTTTGCGGTTCGATCAAGTTCGTTCGTACTTATTACGAAAAAAACCTCAACGACTTTTGGAAATAAATGTTGTGTGCACGTATCTTCGGTCGATAAAGCAAATAACAGGTTGGCGCGACGAGTGACGACGATGCGATTGTACGCATCATGCTCGCGCAAACGGCCGAACGGCGTATCTAACGTTTTGACTTTCTAACCTCTTCGGAATCCGAAGCTGTGAAAATTGCGAGGTCAGGACTTCGCGGTCTTTTTATTAGaaagtttgtaatatttattgaaaagttCTATCAAGTATGGCGGCAATTCTTCGTGTGAAACGGAAAAAGGATCACGAGCCACTGGATGCTCTCTTGATTTCGTGCAAGAGGCAAAAAGTGGAATGTGAAGAAGACTCTGCCTCGGCTCCATTGACAGCTATTGTGAAATTCGCAGGAACCGTTGAAAAACAGGTAAAACTAGCGATAACCATAATTCTTTTAGTGCTGATCTCTGTAACCTTTGTTTCGAATGCAAAAATTGGATAATTGTCTTTTGGTTATAGGATGACTGCGTTATTGAACACATCACCAAAACTTTCAGCAAAGATGTTTTGAAATCCAATTACAAACAACACATAGTCGACATTACGAAGAAAGCCCGTGAAAAAACAAAGCAAGAGTCTAATGAAAATCGTTACAAAATCATCAACAGTATTCGATCACTGGACACTTCGTTATTGAAGGAATTGGATGAAGACAATGTTAATATTATCGATATAGAAGATACGAAAGCTGCAGCTGATCAAAAGGTTTGAATTAAATTCTGCTCAATTATCGATTCATTTGTGGTCATTGGTATAGctaaaatatgattttgtatTTCAGACTGATATCGATTATGTATACGACTTGTATTATACTCAAACTAAAGAGGCTATTCAATTAGAAAATCTGTTGTCCGTTGTACCAATAGAGGAAGATTTAGTATTTGAGGATTATTACAAGGATAATGATTATCAGGGTGAATCAGAAGATTCGAATTCTGAATCAAATTGGCGAAATGATTATCCAGACTCGGATCATTCTGAAAATTCTATTGGAGAGAACGACATAAGAAATGCTATGAAAAATCTAACTGTTGCTGATGAGTCGTCATCTGATGAAGATTTTGTGTATGGACTTAATGAAGAAGATGTTGAAAGATACGGTTGGAAGTATGCACACTACAAGgcaagaataaaaaaagaaatggaaGATGATGACAAATCTAATGGAGATTATCACAGTGACATGGATGATTTTTCTAGTTCTGATGCGTCTTCAGATTGCAGTGTTAATGGAATtgatgaataaatataatacaagTCACTCATTAAAATAAGGATACCATGAATGTAAATAGTTGACCTAtcgttaaaattttatttaattctcGCGTAACgtatgttttaattttttatttaaaaaataaaaatcaagatTCATCTAATTACGTacacaaatttatttacaatttacaaaatatatataatttacaaaattaataattcaattcTTACTAACTTAAATTAGAGATCATCTTATGGTATGTTTATATATgacatatttttttctatacatgATTCTCAATCAACGTTATATAGTCTTTAACATCAGTTATGTATCTACTAAGAAATTTgtaatctttttttatatttactattAATTGCTTAATATCGTTTttcctgaaaaaataaaataatatgactTTGAGTATAAATGTTCATACTTATAAGCATGAAAGTGAATAGTGAGTTTACCTTATGTCACCTAACACACATGTTAGATCTATGTCGTTTGGCCCGATTTCATCAAAAAGCTTAAGCTTTAACAATACTTTTAAGATGATGTTTGACTTCCTAGATGAAACCATAAACGTGATCCTATAATACAAATAGAATTATTCATTATACGCCGCATAATTaatcaaaagcaaaaaaaaatgttcaaaattaCCTTTCGATATCTATCGTTATTAAATTCATCGCGGATAATCGTTCCAAATCGAACATgaaattcatgaaaaaaaCAACTTCCTTCGATATGTATTGCAACATAGGTAAAATGTCTTCAtacattttgcatttttttatcatttcatCGGGGTTAAGTTTTAACAATAATAGTCTATGaactatttttaacaatacatttttagaatcagctaaaaataaaaatagtgcGAGTTTGATTAATATTTACTTTGACCTAAAGTTTATATAGGTTGTAAACTTACCACGAATTCTCGAGACGAATTCTATTTTTTCAACATCCCTAATGCAATTTATCATCTCCATTTCGTTCAATCTTAAAACAACAACAAATGATTTTGATATGAAATCTATTGCTATTATATTTGGCTTCATCGCTCGAATTGCCCAGATACAATCATCcctgaaaaatataaatgcacatattaaatttaatacgaATGAATTTTAATAGATTCATAACTAGGTGCAGCATCACATATCGTACCTCATTTCCTcagttttcaaattttccgtTAACGATAAAAATGGCGAAATTGGTTCTTCTATAAGATCTTTTTTACTCTCATTATTTACTGGGGTAAAAGGCAGATGGACACAATCTTTTTTCGGAGATGAAATTTCGTTACTTTTATTCTTAAACGAATAATCCGAGTCACAACTTGATagtcttttttgtttttctgctTCGGAGTGTTTACTGCTCTCCAGGGTGTCATTGAATGATATATCATCTTTCAGTTCTGCCTCATCAGGTGTTACACATTTCTCGTTTGAATCGCTCAAGATCGAATCCAAACGATTACTGCTAGACAAGCGTTCCAATTGGTCAGACAAATCATCATCTTGCATACTATCTGAGTCCAAGAAGGAAGGGGGTTGAATTTCATCAAGTTCTTCCgaaaatttttctgaaaaaatatcaatctcAACACCAGCTTGATTAGTTTCTTTAGCAAAACTAACACATTCTTTATCATCTTCAGCcatagaaattttaatttttttctcttcatttTGAACTTCTTCACTAATCAATTTACTTGATTCTCTTggattaattatattttcatccaCAACATATGTTTTATTTGTTTCGATGCAGTTCTCCTCTTCTGTACCCATACTATAAGACTTGCTTGTAAATGATTTATTAGATATTGTTATTGTGGTCTTATCATTTATAATAAGTGGATAAgttaattttgttttgatGCCCATGGTTGCTATTAATAAATCCGTGTTGTCTGATGGTAATCTAGTCAAACTAT
The sequence above is drawn from the Nasonia vitripennis strain AsymCx chromosome 4, Nvit_psr_1.1, whole genome shotgun sequence genome and encodes:
- the LOC100121654 gene encoding zinc finger protein ush isoform X2 translates to MSRRKQSNPKPLKREDEEWSDSEKTPSVSSGLEGGGSAVSSPSGAGQLAEQDELVALPPPPRLSVLPDDARKRLASLTEDYEKQQRNQVPSRPNSVQDSSPKSHVDEDSNMAVREEENSSSAGGRASSASSSSSGAAVAAPNGNGRRGRSELTTSTSGRRDSEDSRRSSDEVTLLSDAKRPRLEDELSGAASAPRLRLNASLATDPALRPQAVAALTIKPESAASPPNPAPPLPAGLQNAIATGRLFVLPNDGKDGLSVEAAMAAGRPAALICPPCGIRFSSASTLDAHQKYYCSHRPRLESDAENNDDDEDKASSTGPGSNSGKFESRKAYACPHCSYSADKKVSLNRHMRMHASSPVQPPPPPQPQPPQPSLPSAPAAAGQIASNGSLNEEAERYCRNCDIRFSSLKTYRAHKTHYCSTRHVVKDTPPTPTAGVSSLKGSPPTSSSPGDSPPPQPCLALPTNPILIVPYSLVRGASVLAAPGLPAPDTPCFLLPNGTLQPMTRGLTATTPTPTSVSSAVIMEAPTISSSVLRAANKPATPLALPPVTAHSPNSAASAPLDLSMRRSPDHEKENRVSPLPSSLPPPPSSPRSRGSASPRTRSLPTAQAPDRIPPTPPTELALRLAELPPPPVPGVLVKQGVSRCKECNIVFCRHENFVAHKKHYCQARETSVTSPPPAGTPSPPLVQLICAACGIKFASMDNLVAHQAFYCPKRPDSQEHHSRCPKCKTMIEPGASHTCTSGQTGGWRCPVCGAVSPTAGAAQRHMDAHQGVKAFRCTICQYKGNTLRGMRTHIRMHFEKRGADLQEENYITYVLENDVTAPTPEPAPATTPEEISSDTQQVNGKSESVVRKSPQPAPPATSPAASPSPAAPSPAAAASGKVKQEREDTPPPEESLDATKAGPCYCRSCDISFNYLSTFIAHKQFYCSSHAGEASNNNNNNNAASAPSPATTTPPASGRTEASVL
- the LOC100121654 gene encoding zinc finger protein ush isoform X3; translation: MVLLARRISGFKWEDEEWSDSEKTPSVSSGLEGGGSAVSSPSGAGQLAEQDELVALPPPPRLSVLPDDARKRLASLTEDYEKQQRNQVPSRPNSVQDSSPKSHVDEDSNMAVREEENSSSAGGRASSASSSSSGAAVAAPNGNGRRGRSELTTSTSGRRDSEDSRRSSDEVTLLSDAKRPRLEDELSGAASAPRLRLNASLATDPALRPQAVAALTIKPESAASPPNPAPPLPAGLQNAIATGRLFVLPNDGKDGLSVEAAMAAGRPAALICPPCGIRFSSASTLDAHQKYYCSHRPRLESDAENNDDDEDKASSTGPGSNSGKFESRKAYACPHCSYSADKKVSLNRHMRMHASSPVQPPPPPQPQPPQPSLPSAPAAAGQIASNGSLNEEAERYCRNCDIRFSSLKTYRAHKTHYCSTRHVVKDTPPTPTAGVSSLKGSPPTSSSPGDSPPPQPCLALPTNPILIVPYSLVRGASVLAAPGLPAPDTPCFLLPNGTLQPMTRGLTATTPTPTSVSSAVIMEAPTISSSVLRAANKPATPLALPPVTAHSPNSAASAPLDLSMRRSPDHEKENRVSPLPSSLPPPPSSPRSRGSASPRTRSLPTAQAPDRIPPTPPTELALRLAELPPPPVPGVLVKQGVSRCKECNIVFCRHENFVAHKKHYCQARETSVTSPPPAGTPSPPLVQLICAACGIKFASMDNLVAHQAFYCPKRPDSQEHHSRCPKCKTMIEPGASHTCTSGQTGGWRCPVCGAVSPTAGAAQRHMDAHQGVKAFRCTICQYKGNTLRGMRTHIRMHFEKRGADLQEENYITYVLENDVTAPTPEPAPATTPEEISSDTQQVNGKSESVVRKSPQPAPPATSPAASPSPAAPSPAAAASGKVKQEREDTPPPEESLDATKAGPCYCRSCDISFNYLSTFIAHKQFYCSSHAGEASNNNNNNNAASAPSPATTTPPASGRTEASVL
- the LOC100121617 gene encoding uncharacterized protein LOC100121617 isoform X1, whose product is MSKSLKRKNEVADEFVEDIIHLRKRAKLEDIIFRAVSEREKSQDHFSESKIAEKCDKVVRSIRLKKKYKYHCKKHNMSYLVDSVRKEKKQISKQNRNNLVQSFRSLAVSAADSFDAPVEEDGLDKNGNHLMLNQINDVKSDDVKDVFKKPEMPISKAQKRKASDSPLEVNKNRSKAINPLKRLAVKSVTEEAASNEYQISSIGQVGASTPKILSPNKHKNSGGINDLLTPKLSLSSLPKLLDGTFTLSDAESEVFDYFPGDYSSERKSSERSHPRKKILLPCKINFDEDEDSDYERNQQDDYKNYKVIKSFVVTKNPEKGGIVFKKGSDYYETDTDCDCSVYDSLLDESSNCEYWSSSSGDETDIGILTG
- the LOC100121654 gene encoding zinc finger protein ush isoform X1; its protein translation is MSVILWRQRRGASSLRAAAAVKPIREDEEWSDSEKTPSVSSGLEGGGSAVSSPSGAGQLAEQDELVALPPPPRLSVLPDDARKRLASLTEDYEKQQRNQVPSRPNSVQDSSPKSHVDEDSNMAVREEENSSSAGGRASSASSSSSGAAVAAPNGNGRRGRSELTTSTSGRRDSEDSRRSSDEVTLLSDAKRPRLEDELSGAASAPRLRLNASLATDPALRPQAVAALTIKPESAASPPNPAPPLPAGLQNAIATGRLFVLPNDGKDGLSVEAAMAAGRPAALICPPCGIRFSSASTLDAHQKYYCSHRPRLESDAENNDDDEDKASSTGPGSNSGKFESRKAYACPHCSYSADKKVSLNRHMRMHASSPVQPPPPPQPQPPQPSLPSAPAAAGQIASNGSLNEEAERYCRNCDIRFSSLKTYRAHKTHYCSTRHVVKDTPPTPTAGVSSLKGSPPTSSSPGDSPPPQPCLALPTNPILIVPYSLVRGASVLAAPGLPAPDTPCFLLPNGTLQPMTRGLTATTPTPTSVSSAVIMEAPTISSSVLRAANKPATPLALPPVTAHSPNSAASAPLDLSMRRSPDHEKENRVSPLPSSLPPPPSSPRSRGSASPRTRSLPTAQAPDRIPPTPPTELALRLAELPPPPVPGVLVKQGVSRCKECNIVFCRHENFVAHKKHYCQARETSVTSPPPAGTPSPPLVQLICAACGIKFASMDNLVAHQAFYCPKRPDSQEHHSRCPKCKTMIEPGASHTCTSGQTGGWRCPVCGAVSPTAGAAQRHMDAHQGVKAFRCTICQYKGNTLRGMRTHIRMHFEKRGADLQEENYITYVLENDVTAPTPEPAPATTPEEISSDTQQVNGKSESVVRKSPQPAPPATSPAASPSPAAPSPAAAASGKVKQEREDTPPPEESLDATKAGPCYCRSCDISFNYLSTFIAHKQFYCSSHAGEASNNNNNNNAASAPSPATTTPPASGRTEASVL
- the LOC100121617 gene encoding uncharacterized protein LOC100121617 isoform X2 produces the protein MSKSLKRKNEVADEFVEDIIHLRKRAKLEDIIFRAVSEREKSQDHFSESKIAEKCDKVVRSIRLKKKYKYHCKKHNMSYLVDSVRKEKKQISKQNRNNLVQSFRSLAVSAADSFDAPVEEDGLDKNGNHLMLNQINDVKSDDVKDVFKKPEMPISKAQKRKASDSPLEVNKNRSKAINPLKRLAVKSVTEEAASNEYQISSIGQVGASTPKILSPNKHKNSGGINDLLTPKLSLSSLPKLLDGTFTLSDAESEVFDYFPGDYSSERKSSERSHPRKKILLPCKINFDEDEDSDYERNQQDDYKNYKVIKSFVVTKNPEKGVF
- the LOC100121601 gene encoding probable RNA polymerase II nuclear localization protein SLC7A6OS translates to MAAILRVKRKKDHEPLDALLISCKRQKVECEEDSASAPLTAIVKFAGTVEKQDDCVIEHITKTFSKDVLKSNYKQHIVDITKKAREKTKQESNENRYKIINSIRSLDTSLLKELDEDNVNIIDIEDTKAAADQKTDIDYVYDLYYTQTKEAIQLENLLSVVPIEEDLVFEDYYKDNDYQGESEDSNSESNWRNDYPDSDHSENSIGENDIRNAMKNLTVADESSSDEDFVYGLNEEDVERYGWKYAHYKARIKKEMEDDDKSNGDYHSDMDDFSSSDASSDCSVNGIDE